The Gossypium hirsutum isolate 1008001.06 chromosome D03, Gossypium_hirsutum_v2.1, whole genome shotgun sequence genomic interval taggggccaaaacgataatttttcctaagatgtgatttggattgaattgaatgtaaattgtattaaattgatgttaaatttactcgtatagatccagatagatcAAAAACGGagttagatcgtggaaaagaagaagtatcggattagtagttTACAAGTCACGAACAATTGTCGAgataagtttgtgtaacttaattgtgtatatttatatgcttatattaAGTGTTGAATATGTAAATTGTGTAAATGTCATATATGTGTACGTAATTGATTTCATAATTGAAAATCCCTGATAAATATATAAGTCTCGTTTGGATAATGAGATTCGATGGATATAGGGTTTTGTTTCCCGAAATGGTAGTGTTCCTACATATGTTGCGAACGTACCGTAGCTCGAAAGAACGTCCTGTTACAAGCCATTTCAAGCTTCCCATTATAGTGTTCTTGCGAGCTTCTCGTTAAatgctcttcggagcatcccgatcggtTGTGACCCTACATGTGTTATGGgcacaccgcagctcttatgaACGTCCCGTTATATGGTGAGCTTTCCGATTAAAGGCTCATTGTGAACTTCCCATTATATGGCTATCCGGTGTTTCCCGTTAATTGAACTTTGAAGCTACCTGTTAATTGCTCTTTGGAGCTACCCattataggctctttgtgagcttcccgctACAAGGCTCAATGAACTTCCCGTTATAGTGCTTGAGAGAAAACTTTCTGTTTAAGTGCTCATAAAAGCACTTCTAGATATAAATTGACAGATTTATAGTATTGTACACTTTAGGTGTACTGCCCAAGTATCTATCGAgaattcaaatgattcaacgggtgaaattctgtaacaccccttacccgtattcaactccggaatagggtatgaggcattactagaacatttACACATgtatacgtattaaaccgagttacaaaattcattcaaatttaaattcttcaaatttttaacatgcttttataattctttacaacatatcctcaaaatattatattcataacaaatagggcctatgAGACCCGATACTTACTCATGTGATtccatgcttcatttccattttattcaattcacaatctttcatgttcacaattcaaatcaatttctcaatccaatatatatatttcaataccacaataattcttttaattcaaatcatatcactagaaacttccatttaattcatgtacaCTTCAATATCGTTAAGTTCAATATTAATACGTAttcaccatttaactcaacgtttatcgattatactattcattaacacatttataaaattcttCGTATTACAATGAAAACAtcacttaagcttaaataacaacatcaaatcaactcatcatcccctttttcgtcattttattcttcaagtatgaacttagtatttcatttcctttccacacccatttcctacaaatatcacacaaaacaataacatatcattcaaccatagtcacaagctattacatttaaacataattctttttggaattaaccacatgataaaccatttcaagtaagtttacataatttaaacattaCCACCCTTtccatgatcacaagcatattcctatctaggcacttaccatttcaatgcataacttataaatttaacgtggaatAATTCAGCAACCACTTGGCCAAAGCTTAAGCGTGTACACTATACatgttagccaaataaacatatagcgtAAGCATCATAAGTATGGCCgagttcaacatttattcatgtatcaaacttaccaacatgagttaatccataaaccattcatggccttacttcataccaaatcatataccaaatataccacactcacatactatgaaactttattttcccatatgAGCTTAAATCATGATCAATAATACGCAAAAGTAAGCATCCTTTATATTttaacgtttatcgattataatcgagcatataaccaattatacacaaatcattcatatatataattaattttcctcctcctcctctccattccacatcctttatgtataaaccatgcttaaatagcattatacataatttcactattcacttatatttaaattcaaagctgtctagtcgagttacagtcactaaattatttttatccggagctacagagcttcaaattacattttgttaatttttcccgaaactagactgacatatcttcttaccataaaattttcaaaatttttggtctagccaattagtacagtttattccttaaagtcaCCCTTGTTTCActactcaacatctctgacctctcttcactaaaaatgaattatctcattgtacagaatttggatgatatttctgtttgtttcctttgaaaataaactcattaaggattctaaacatataaattataacttgcaattattttttaaaaatttttaattattttccaaagtcaaaataggggattccgaaatcaatccgaccctgcctcactaaaattcaaatatctcaaaatgtataactattttgcttgctctgtttcttttatgtaaaaatagactccttaagctttcatttcatgtctcattcactctctaattcaatttccaccatttttgtggtttttcaaagtcacactattgttactgtccaaaactgttttgttgctaattttactttttcataatttcactttttcactttcaatcattattcaattcaattccacacatatattcatcattcaatcacacttaattgttacatgatctcatgtattttcacttagacaatttcccgatgaacgcttcagaataataacagatacacggtggattcagcacacagcaaccaccctatgtaatcaatgatatccggTGGGATTAACatatagcaaccaccttataattaatgataccagttcacatagtagcctgcacatagtactacatatgtgaccatcactatccgatacacgtagtagcctgcacatagtactatacACATGATCGAAGCTATCccgtacacatagtagcctgcacatagtactacacatgcgacctatcattctggtacacgtagtagcctgcacatagtactacacacgtgaccatcactttcactttcacatagtggcctacacacagtccatgccacacatgtgatcatttctttcacttcattcgtatccttTTTTATTCTgaatgttcaatcgggaaatttctcactttttctcattttttttctttttcactaatcaaagtcaattccttgtctttcttgacttataataacacatttaacttatttaacactcacattattcaatccagtccaaaaatcatattttggaaaaattacatttttgcccctaaagtttcacaaatttatgattttgcccctaggctcggaaattaaacttcatcccttattcttatgtattatgacatgctgagcatttttcccttctatggcaacatcaaattcccactctaacacttacttatgaacattaggtatttttaccgattatgtcgttttactcgttttcacttaaaatcgcttagcaaaatttgtttaacataatttcaagctttatattctaccataaaacacacatttcacctatgggtatttttccaaatataaatcctagattaaattattgctagaataagctaaatcaagttaccgagactccaaaaacgtaaagaacattaaaaacggggcttggaatcacttactatggagcttggaagcttgaaaaccctagaaaTGGCTTtcccccttgtgaaattcggccagggcttgaagatgatgatttttggcctattttgtctttttaatacattttaattaccaaattaccaaaatacccctaacttaaaaatttcctatttcacttatctcatgtccatttttgtccacaatgtaaccaatggtctaattaccattcaaggacctacaatttaaaatttcataacaattggacacttctaacatgtagaacttaacttttgcactttttacaatttagtccttttggctaaattgagtgcccaaacgtcgaaatttttgaacgaaattttcccaaaatatttcaatgaaattttagaccataaaaatataataaaaaataaaattttcctcgtcgaatttgtggtcccgaaaccaatgttccgactaggcccaaaattgggctgttacaaattctGACATGAGAACAtgtgaaatcaaaatgaaactatTATCTGTATATGCATGAAATACTTGGAAACTTGATATCAGATAAGCTCATCCTTGTTCTTGttattcatatgaaatacatgactaacatgtttgttgAGGTTATATGTGTTAGGCTAATTGCCAAATTGCTTTGGATGTATTATGCATATTTATTGTAtgagtaaatgaatggtaagataattccccgttatacgaacttactaagcattaagtgcttactcagttgtatttcctctgttttatagtactcagaAGCTCGTTGGTTTGGAAGCTTGGCGAAGATCACTCACACTTTCCACCGGCCCATTTCGGTACAATTATGaaattgattttggttataatggcatgtataggttaacttggccattgttggcattttaaatattttggttgtaactaaCCATTGGTATgacttgtgtttggtatattttgaaatgtgtatatatatatggccttAACATGATTGATGTGTGAAATTGAAATGGATTAATGATGGTAAGCATATGAATGAATGGATGGAGATAGCATAATTGATAAAGTAAGCATAAATGtaaaattaatcaattaggtaagATTGAGTATAAGAATACATGTGATGAAATATCATGCATAAGATTTggttttggcttggtttaaatgtcttgaattggtaGGTGAATGTCTTTAAGTGTTTATGTAGGTGGAATGTGAAATTGGGTGAGGAATATGGCTtggaaatagccttattttgtccacacgggcagagacacgggcgtgtgtctcagccgtgtatgacacatggcctagcacatgggcgtgtgttctggccgcgtgtcccctgcatcttaaaatttcaaaataaaatgctcagaattgatcacacggcctgacatacgggcgtgtggcttggccgtgtgacccctacacttAAAAAtattgcaagtcagagagttacacgggttgaggacacaACTGTGTGCCCTACTTCAattaccacacggcctaagacatgggtgtgtcacttggccatgtgaaccacacgggcgtgtgacccctgcaccttgcaaaattttgaaatttcgcgaaaaattctttgagtttccgatttagtcccgatttgtttctaatgtatgttttgggcatcGAGAGCTCTCATAagagactttatgaataatatctgacatgaatgttaaataataatatgaaatgtttgtatttaatagaggtgttcatgggtcgagCAGCCTGGCCTGGCCCGACGGCTCgctcgaaatatgggagggttcgggtaaaaatatatgcccgaaatatgggtttgggcaaaaaatgaggcccgtttagaaaacgggccgagcctcgggcaccacttttttggcccgagcccggcccggcctgaatataataaatagattttttaattttttaattttaaaatatttttaaaatacttttttatttttttatttttaaaataaatttttggtgtttattaaaaaaatgagtcGGACCGGGCTCGGACTTAGGaattttttctcgggccgggcctagacaaaatttcaggcccatattttcGGCCAGGCCCGGGCCTAAGACAcgggccaaaaaaattttctggtcctggcctggcccggcccataaacacctctagtatttaatttgtttattttggtaatactccataaccttgttccagcgacagatacgggttcgAGGTGTTATAGAGAATCTTGGACAGTCATTGGTTCACacacagtttttttttttaaattttcctctTGGTTGCATATATAAATGAGGGGTTTTGCTCTCCCCTATTTCATCAACTCTCTCGGCCACTGTcccttacaaaataaaaaattctcttCTAAATTgcttttttaagttttgaaatttttggagggaaagatttatttttgtttatgtttgagGGAGACTATGTGatagttttaaggtatgtttgagttcAAGGTAAAGCGATGACATTCGGAGACCCATACATTTTATCTATTGTGTGGGGATAGAACCATCACCTTTGAAGTCCATTGCATTGCAACTTGATCTCTCAGTTCGCTATGGTTATACAATCACAGGTTGAAGTATAACTAAGGCTCCTAATTGACAGTGGTTATGCGATCACGGGTTGAAGTATAACTCAACCCCCCGAGTTGTCGGTCGTTATGCGATCACGAGTTCAAGTTTCATGATACCGGAAGAGGATGATTTATAAACCCTATATATAAGTTTGAGATCATAATCAAAGGGAAAAATTAAGGGACTTTTCAATATATCAActtattctttttctccatctccacCAAATGTAGTGTCCTTAATCTTCCTATTATCGAAACCTGTGATAAAGTTGGGAGTAAAAAACTTTCAGGGGAAGGAGTGGCTTTGACgttggagaaaagaaaaaatgcaACTTGAGACAATAGCGGTTGTTGTGATTAAAAaactcattaataactacaatAGTTGCTATCCCAACTCGAGTTTTAGCTTTTTCTTCATCGTCTCTGTCACAAGTTTCGGACAATGATGTTAATGATACTACTTTGGTAGAGGTAGAGAAAAAAAAGTTGATTATACTAGAAAGCCCATTTGCTTTTTCCTATGATTATGATCTTAAACATATGTAACATCCTTTTCCGAAATCACGAAACTTGAACCCATGATCGCATAACCATTGCCAATTGGGGTCTCGAGTTATACTCCAACCCGTGACTACATAACCACCATCAATTGGGAGCCTTAGTTATTTTTGAACCCATGACCATATAACAATTGTGAACTAGGGACCTGAGTTACAATGCAATGGACTTTTAAGGTGATGATTCCATTCCCACACGACAGACGAAATATGTGGGTCTCTAAGTGCCATTACATCACCGTTAACTCATTCATACCTTAAAACTATCACAATGTCTACCTCAAATACAAACACAAACAAATCCTTCTCACCAAATTtccaacacacacacacacaaaataattttttacaaatagAAAATGCGTCCTGCAGGAAGCGTTTTCTATTTCTCTCTCTAAAATTGACCTATTTCCCTAAATATGAGAAAAACGACCTAaacccttaattattttttaaaatcagcTTTTTCTTCTAATTTACTCTATTAAAAAGATGAGTAAATACCcttataaaaaataagaaaaaaaattcctCCCCTTTACTAAAGGTAAATcatgaaaatgattaaaaattatcaattaaattaattaagttctcACTAAAATACTAAACATGCGTACTTTTACCAAACTTTAGCATTGCTACACAAGTTTTAAAAGCCAAGTGAAAAGAAACGAGACACTTTTAAATAGAAGGATCTTAGATCTAGCTATTCTAATTTTCTATACATTTGATCTTATAATCTTGATTTGTATTTCTATGTAGGTGGATCATCATGATTATGTTGGAAATATTATTAGTTTAATCCAAAATTCCAAATTCTTTTTAGGCCCGAGTTTAAGTGGGTTAGACTTACTAGGTCATCACTTTAATgggttaaatattattttctttgtatttttaaattttaatatatttacttaGAATATAATAttgtaagtaatttttttaaatttgaatatatatcattttaatatttaaagtttagaattaaaaatcaataagtgTTGAATGTGATGGTAAGACACATTGTATTTATAAGTGGAGATGTTGATTCGATCGTTGAATTTAATATTGTTGAGAGAGACAACCCCAAACTCTAAATATGAGTTGTAAAACAAacatgaaaaatacaaaaaagtttagaattaaaaataaaagggataaatcaaaacttaataaatgaagtttttaatttcttttccttCAATCAGTTTTGAAATTGATAACTTTTCTTAATTTAGTTTTTGAACTTGAATTCTGTTAAAAAATTGATCTCTCAGCTAACTTTTGAGATTATGTCGTATCATtacttaaaattctaaaaaattatataaaatctaataaatacaaaatataaatattataaagaaatttttaaaaaaattcaaagatgacgTGACACATTTCAGAGTATCACGATAACAAGGAAATTCAAGTTTATTGATTAAATTGGAAAAATCTATCACTTGAGACTGatgtagacaaaaaaaaaagttatcaaGTTAGAGATTAAATGTTACTTTATccaaaatagagggactaaattttaaaagactGAGGAGTTCTAGGACAATTAGCAGAATTAAACCTTAGACTAAATACCCACTATCTCAAGATCCATATTTTTGTTCATTCCGGGTTGACCCGTAACCATCGCGGCAAACTCCCCCACTGAAAGCCGAATTCTCTCATCAAAGCTCCCATTTTTGCAAGCCTCCTCCAAATCCATGGTGGAAACCCAGAAAGGAAGAAATGAAGCTATATCCATCTCATCGACCTCTCAAAATTCCTATCATTTTCTCAAAACAGAGATTTTGTGCTACACCCAAAGTTTCCCCTCAAGATAATGATGAAAAAGCCAAAGACGCTCAAATAATTTCCGATCTCAGACTCATTGTGCGTGGAAGGCAAAGCTGGAAGGTCGCATTAAACACCGCCATTTTCCTGAAGACCCACCACGTCGAGGAAGTCTTGATCCAAACCTTGGACGACCCGAGGTTAGCTTTACGGTTCTTTAACTTCCTAGGACTTCACAAAGGCTTCCACCACTCGGCCGAGTCGTTTTGCGTGTTGATTCACGCTTTACTCAACGTTAATCTCTTTTGGCCCGCCTCTTCGCTTTTGCAGACGCTTTTGCTTCGTGGGTTGAGTCCGAGTGAGGCCTTTGAAGCTCTTTGGAAGGCTCATGAGAAATGTAAGTTCCATTCGAGTTTGGGTTTTGATTTGTTGATCCAACTCTATGTGCAGAATAGGAGAGCTTTTGATGCTTTAATGGTATTTAGATTAATGAGGAAGTTTGATTGTCGTTTGCTGCCTCAAATTAGGACCCTAAGTGCTCTTTTGAACGACTTAGCGAAAATTAGACAGTTTGGCATTGTTTTGGAAGTGTTTGATGAGATTGTGAAAGCTGGTATTAGGCCTGATATTTTTATATACACGGTGGTGATCCGAAGTTTTTGCGAATCGAAGGATTTTGTTAGAGCTTGTGAAATGATTCATCAAATGGAGTCGAACGTGGCCGAGTTGAATGTGGTGGTGTACAATGTGCTTATCCATGGGCTTTGTAAGAATCATGGGGTGTGGGAGGCAGTTGAGGTTAAGAATGGATTGGTTAAACGGGGATTGAGAGCAGATATTATCACGTATAATACGTTAGTCCTTGGCTTATGCAGAGTGGAACaatttgatgttgccgtagaGTTGATGGATGAGATGATAAAGTTGGGTTTTGTTCCGAGTGAAGCCGTAGTTACAAGTCTGGTTGAGGGGCTGAGGAGGAAGGGGAAGGTTGAAGATGCTCTTAGTTTGGTAAAGAAAGTAGGGGAAATTGGGTTAGCACCTAATTTGTTTGTTTACAATGCATTGATCAATTCATTATGCAAAAATGGGAAATTTGATGAAGCCGAGTTGCTTTACAATGAAATGGAAAGCAAGGGTTTGCATGCGAATGATGTTACTTTCTCTATTTTGATTGATTCATTTTGTAGAAGAGGTGAAATGGATATTGCACTTAGCTTTCTTAGTAAAATGAGAGAGGCGGGAATAAAAGTGACGGTCTATCCCTATAATTCTTTGATCAGTGGGTATTGCAAGTTAGGGAATTTGTGTTTAGCAGAGTCTTTTTTCAATGAGATGATTAACAACAGATTGCAGCCAACTGTGATTACTTACACATCGTTGTTGAGTGGATATTGCAA includes:
- the LOC107950273 gene encoding putative pentatricopeptide repeat-containing protein At5g59900 isoform X1 — encoded protein: MKLYPSHRPLKIPIIFSKQRFCATPKVSPQDNDEKAKDAQIISDLRLIVRGRQSWKVALNTAIFLKTHHVEEVLIQTLDDPRLALRFFNFLGLHKGFHHSAESFCVLIHALLNVNLFWPASSLLQTLLLRGLSPSEAFEALWKAHEKCKFHSSLGFDLLIQLYVQNRRAFDALMVFRLMRKFDCRLLPQIRTLSALLNDLAKIRQFGIVLEVFDEIVKAGIRPDIFIYTVVIRSFCESKDFVRACEMIHQMESNVAELNVVVYNVLIHGLCKNHGVWEAVEVKNGLVKRGLRADIITYNTLVLGLCRVEQFDVAVELMDEMIKLGFVPSEAVVTSLVEGLRRKGKVEDALSLVKKVGEIGLAPNLFVYNALINSLCKNGKFDEAELLYNEMESKGLHANDVTFSILIDSFCRRGEMDIALSFLSKMREAGIKVTVYPYNSLISGYCKLGNLCLAESFFNEMINNRLQPTVITYTSLLSGYCNEGKLHKAFRLYHEMTGKAIAPNTYTYTALISGLCRANMMVEAVRLFGQMVERNIMPNEVTYNVLIEGYCKDGNMVKAFELFGEMVDKGLVPDTYTYRSLISGLCSVGRVSEAKEFLDGLHRDHRKLNEMCYSALLHGYCKEGKIEDALRACREMVARGIDMDLVCYGILIDGTLKQHDTRRLLVLLKEMDDQGLSPDNVIYTSMIDANSKVGNLREAFGLWDIMIGEGCIPNVVTYTALINGLCKAGFIDKAELLCKEMLVSNLLPNQITYGCFIDRLAEEGNMDKAVELHNAIVKGVLANTVTYNILIRGFCKLGRLEEAMELLVGMADNGILPDCITYSTIIYEHCRRGSLHEAIRLWDSMLNKGIMPDTLAYNFLIHGCCVAGELNKAFELCDDMFRRGVKPSKVTHDILARGNHSKNSYENVDQ